Proteins encoded together in one Legionella beliardensis window:
- a CDS encoding XRE family transcriptional regulator, giving the protein MNQYIGSSFDEFLDEEGLLTETSAEALKRVIVWQIKNYLEDHQITKQTFAKRMKTSRSQLDRLLDPTQTNISLKALISTAKAMGKHVEVRFTD; this is encoded by the coding sequence ATGAATCAATATATCGGTAGCTCTTTTGATGAATTCTTAGACGAGGAAGGTTTATTAACAGAAACCAGTGCTGAAGCATTAAAGCGCGTTATTGTCTGGCAGATTAAAAATTATTTAGAGGATCATCAAATAACGAAGCAGACTTTTGCTAAACGTATGAAAACAAGTCGCTCCCAACTCGATAGACTGCTTGATCCTACGCAAACTAATATTAGTTTAAAAGCCCTGATTAGCACTGCTAAAGCAATGGGAAAACATGTAGAAGTTCGTTTTACGGATTAA
- a CDS encoding ABC-F family ATP-binding cassette domain-containing protein gives MLEVRSIGMDFGKKSLFQNVDLILLPTKRYGIVGANGTGKSTFLKILAGEESPTNGTIEKAKSLKVGILKQDHFRYEDDSLLDVVIQGNANLWNALSEKNKIYASEHFTEEDGYRVGELEELIMQQGGYEAESTAKALLLGLGIAEKFHKGPLSALSGGYKLRVLLAQVLYQNPEIMLLDEPTNHLDILSITWLEQFLKTSFTGLLIFISHDRGFLNNVSTNILDIDYDTIQNYSGDYDQFIVAKKERLILKQSELKNQQRKIDEMQTFVDRFGAKASKAAQAASRQKMIDRIELVEIKDSNIFKPYFNFQQKKSAGKSIIKVENIHKQFHEKIVLKEVEFSINRGDKCAIIGPNGIGKSTLLKVLLHETQPDKGCFEWSESVNIGYFSQDYHLQLDPRQTVLQWMEDQVVATSQEIRKVLGQVLFRGSDVDKKIGLLSGGESARLVMAKLILEKHNVLILDEPTNHLDLESIDALVESIQIFPGTVLFVSHNRHFIDSISTRILVLTERYGAQNYLGNYNDYLDQFGTDYLATA, from the coding sequence ATGTTAGAAGTAAGAAGCATCGGTATGGATTTTGGAAAAAAATCCCTATTCCAAAATGTTGATTTAATTTTATTACCAACCAAGCGATATGGCATAGTTGGTGCAAATGGAACAGGCAAATCCACGTTTTTAAAGATTTTAGCAGGTGAAGAATCCCCAACCAATGGTACTATTGAAAAGGCAAAGAGTCTTAAAGTTGGAATATTAAAACAAGATCACTTTCGATATGAAGACGATTCGCTTCTAGATGTAGTAATTCAAGGAAATGCAAACCTATGGAATGCACTCTCTGAAAAAAATAAAATCTATGCAAGTGAGCACTTTACTGAAGAAGATGGCTATCGTGTAGGTGAACTTGAAGAACTTATTATGCAACAAGGTGGCTATGAGGCAGAATCCACCGCAAAAGCTTTATTACTGGGTTTAGGCATCGCTGAAAAATTCCATAAGGGCCCCCTAAGCGCCTTATCTGGCGGTTATAAGCTTCGTGTTTTGCTGGCGCAAGTTTTATATCAAAATCCAGAAATCATGTTGCTTGATGAACCCACCAATCACTTAGATATTTTATCGATAACCTGGCTTGAGCAATTCTTAAAAACGTCGTTTACAGGACTGCTCATTTTCATTTCACATGATCGCGGTTTCCTGAACAACGTGTCGACTAATATTTTAGATATTGATTACGATACTATTCAAAATTACTCAGGAGATTATGATCAATTTATTGTCGCCAAAAAAGAACGTCTTATTCTGAAACAAAGTGAATTAAAAAACCAACAAAGGAAAATTGATGAAATGCAAACCTTTGTAGATCGATTTGGCGCGAAGGCAAGTAAGGCTGCTCAAGCAGCTTCTCGCCAAAAAATGATAGACCGCATTGAATTAGTTGAAATAAAAGACTCTAATATTTTTAAACCGTATTTTAATTTTCAGCAAAAAAAATCCGCTGGTAAATCGATTATTAAGGTTGAGAATATTCATAAGCAATTCCATGAAAAAATTGTTTTAAAAGAGGTTGAGTTTAGTATTAACCGTGGCGACAAATGCGCTATTATTGGTCCCAACGGCATTGGTAAATCAACATTATTAAAAGTTTTATTACATGAAACTCAACCAGATAAGGGCTGTTTTGAATGGAGCGAGAGCGTTAATATCGGGTATTTTTCGCAAGATTACCACCTGCAGTTGGATCCGAGGCAAACTGTATTGCAGTGGATGGAGGATCAAGTTGTCGCTACATCTCAAGAAATTAGAAAAGTACTAGGTCAAGTTTTATTTCGCGGCTCAGACGTTGATAAGAAGATTGGCTTACTAAGCGGAGGTGAATCAGCAAGATTAGTGATGGCCAAACTAATTTTAGAAAAACATAACGTTCTAATTCTTGATGAGCCAACTAACCATCTTGATCTTGAATCCATTGATGCCTTAGTAGAGTCTATCCAAATTTTTCCAGGAACTGTTTTATTCGTAAGCCATAATCGCCATTTTATTGATAGCATCTCAACTCGTATTTTAGTCTTAACTGAGCGATACGGTGCTCAAAATTACCTAGGAAATTATAACGATTACCTTGATCAGTTTGGCACAGACTATCTCGCAACTGCTTAA
- a CDS encoding serine hydrolase domain-containing protein, whose translation MKKINIIFFYAAFLPFHVFASQLTQEKLQSLDKFVQQSMHKYHVPAVSLSLIENGKIVYTHAYSAQANIKVTPQTLFQSASVGKSVAAYGALLLVDKGKLKLDKNINNYLTSWKIPESPYTEKIPVTLRTILSMTSGLSVPGFIGQSVNSPLPTLGEILRGHPPAENPPVEVKFIPGSKYYYSGGSYEVLEQLIEDVTNLSFSNYMQNFVLNPLKMSHSRFIAILPKNLWTEAVSGYLKDEIMIKGRWNIIPALGAGGMWTTPTDLAMFTIEVIKSFHGEGKLSKELAQAMLTCQKNTDFGLGFVIDGCENTLNFRKEGHNIGFYNWLIAFPYTKQGLVIMTNSENGTPLIKDVVAEVSALLNWPTHYPIVDESQSIPATNCS comes from the coding sequence ATGAAAAAAATAAACATAATATTTTTTTATGCAGCATTTCTTCCTTTTCATGTATTTGCTTCACAACTTACTCAAGAAAAATTGCAGTCCTTAGATAAATTTGTACAACAATCCATGCATAAGTATCATGTTCCAGCTGTAAGCTTAAGCCTTATTGAGAATGGTAAAATAGTTTATACTCATGCTTATTCAGCCCAAGCCAACATTAAAGTTACCCCCCAAACCCTTTTTCAATCTGCTTCTGTAGGAAAAAGTGTTGCAGCTTATGGTGCCTTACTTTTAGTAGATAAAGGAAAATTAAAACTCGATAAAAATATCAATAATTACTTAACATCTTGGAAAATTCCAGAATCGCCTTATACAGAAAAAATTCCTGTTACATTAAGAACCATATTATCTATGACTTCCGGCTTATCAGTACCAGGTTTTATTGGCCAGTCAGTCAATTCGCCTCTACCAACATTAGGTGAAATTTTAAGAGGTCACCCTCCCGCAGAAAACCCACCAGTCGAAGTTAAGTTTATACCTGGATCAAAATACTATTACTCTGGTGGCTCCTATGAAGTACTTGAGCAGCTCATCGAAGATGTGACTAACTTATCCTTTAGTAACTACATGCAGAATTTTGTATTAAATCCTCTTAAAATGAGTCACAGTCGTTTTATTGCTATTCTACCTAAAAATCTTTGGACTGAAGCTGTTTCAGGCTATTTAAAAGATGAAATAATGATCAAAGGAAGATGGAATATTATTCCAGCTCTAGGTGCTGGTGGTATGTGGACAACACCTACAGACTTAGCAATGTTTACTATAGAGGTGATTAAATCTTTTCATGGTGAAGGCAAACTTTCAAAAGAACTTGCACAAGCCATGTTAACATGTCAGAAAAATACTGATTTTGGTTTGGGATTTGTCATTGATGGTTGTGAAAATACCTTAAACTTCCGAAAAGAAGGACACAATATTGGATTTTATAATTGGCTAATAGCTTTTCCTTATACTAAACAAGGCCTAGTTATTATGACAAACTCTGAAAATGGTACACCCTTAATAAAAGATGTGGTTGCCGAAGTTTCTGCTTTACTTAATTGGCCAACGCATTATCCTATTGTAGATGAATCTCAGTCTATTCCAGCAACTAATTGCTCTTAA
- a CDS encoding type II toxin-antitoxin system RelE/ParE family toxin encodes MKIITVNFYKSAQGRELVRDWLKELSKENKVIIGQDIKTVEFGWPLGMPLVRKLDKHLWEVRCQLMNKEIARILFTVKGETMVLLHGFIKKTQKTPSSDLDIAKERRDRVLSG; translated from the coding sequence ATGAAAATAATTACTGTTAATTTTTATAAATCAGCCCAAGGCAGGGAGCTAGTCAGAGACTGGCTAAAAGAGCTTTCTAAAGAGAATAAAGTGATTATTGGTCAAGATATTAAAACAGTAGAGTTTGGATGGCCTTTAGGCATGCCTTTAGTCCGAAAACTCGATAAACATTTATGGGAAGTTCGCTGCCAGTTAATGAATAAAGAAATTGCCCGAATTCTATTTACTGTAAAAGGTGAAACAATGGTGCTCTTACATGGGTTTATTAAAAAAACCCAAAAGACACCCAGTAGCGATTTAGACATTGCCAAAGAAAGACGCGATCGCGTTTTAAGTGGCTAG